The following proteins are encoded in a genomic region of Methylovorus glucosotrophus:
- a CDS encoding ExbD/TolR family protein, which produces MNFQRGKKHEDLEMNLVPLIDVLLVIIIFLVVSTTFSRVSELQINLPTAEATPPEQKPLIVNVGVDASGHYVVNDKPVSDTSVAGLGIALRQAVGNGKEPTIVINADANSTHQSVVNVMEAARQENYTHINFATQVKSGS; this is translated from the coding sequence ATGAATTTTCAACGCGGAAAAAAGCACGAAGATCTGGAAATGAATCTGGTGCCGTTGATCGACGTGTTGCTGGTCATTATTATCTTTCTGGTCGTCAGCACGACGTTCTCGCGCGTGAGTGAGTTGCAGATCAACCTGCCTACTGCAGAGGCAACGCCGCCAGAACAAAAGCCGCTGATCGTGAATGTAGGTGTTGATGCCAGCGGGCATTATGTGGTGAATGACAAGCCGGTGAGCGATACCAGCGTGGCTGGTCTTGGCATCGCATTGCGGCAGGCCGTCGGTAACGGCAAGGAGCCAACCATTGTGATCAATGCCGATGCCAACAGCACCCACCAGTCTGTGGTGAATGTCATGGAAGCCGCGCGGCAGGAAAACTATACTCATATCAACTTTGCGACACAGGTAAAGTCTGGCTCCTGA
- a CDS encoding MotA/TolQ/ExbB proton channel family protein produces the protein MWEIILAAGWPIWPLIIASIIAVAIIVERLWALRAELIAPSNLLPEVQRWLGQGGVNKETLIKLQQHSLLGQIFASALANVDSSREVMKEAIEESGRAVAHKLEKYLTTLGTIATVSPLLGLLGTVIGMVELFGAFTATGHDVAQFARGISVALYNTAGGIVVAVPAMIFYRYFRGKVDGLIVEMEQQAVKLVELIHGERK, from the coding sequence GTGTGGGAAATTATTCTAGCGGCCGGCTGGCCGATTTGGCCGCTGATTATCGCTTCTATCATTGCTGTTGCGATTATTGTTGAGCGTTTGTGGGCATTGCGTGCCGAATTGATTGCACCTAGCAACCTGTTGCCGGAAGTGCAGCGTTGGCTGGGCCAGGGCGGTGTTAACAAGGAAACCTTGATCAAGTTGCAACAACATTCCCTGCTGGGGCAGATTTTCGCCAGTGCCCTGGCCAATGTCGATTCTTCTCGCGAAGTCATGAAAGAAGCGATTGAAGAGTCCGGCCGTGCCGTGGCGCACAAGCTGGAAAAATACCTCACCACACTGGGTACCATCGCCACTGTCAGCCCGCTGCTGGGTCTGCTGGGTACGGTGATCGGGATGGTCGAACTCTTCGGTGCCTTTACCGCGACTGGCCATGATGTGGCTCAGTTTGCCCGTGGTATTTCCGTCGCGCTGTATAACACGGCAGGTGGTATTGTCGTGGCGGTACCCGCGATGATTTTCTACCGCTATTTCCGCGGCAAGGTAGATGGCCTGATTGTGGAAATGGAACAGCAAGCCGTCAAGCTGGTGGAACTCATCCACGGCGAACGTAAATAA